AAGAGATGGAGCGGGATCGGGAATACTCCCTCCGCCTTCGAACCTCTGGGGAGGAACTCGTCGACGATATCCGTGAACTCATAGAGCATTGGGACAATCAGGTAGATGAGCAGATAGGAACGATTTGGTGGCCTATCGGAGCAGATACGAGGTTCAGGTTGTACCTCCATTATCTGGAACTCCGTGCTGACGCGGAGGATGACCAATTTTCGTTCCCGGAGTCTGTTGGACAGGTTCACACTCTCGTCCAGCGTGGTCTCAGTGCAATAGAAGATGATGACGACTCGAAGCTCGCTGTAGTCCATAAGCGAGACATTCCTTGGGAAGAACCAGCTGGGGACAGCTGATCCAGTTCGCTCCTTCTCAAAGAGACCGATTAATTGTATCCAGTATCAAACCCAGTTATGGTAGAAATATCAGACCCCCTGTGTTCGCTTTTCACTGCGAAAATTAAGGAGGAGGATGGCACATCCGTGATCGAGATTCCTCCGAGTGAGATCAAGCATGGGGCGCTGACTGTTGATGAAACGTACCGCATCGCTCTTCTTGATTCATCCTCCGAAGCTGAATCAACATCTCCACAGAGCCCACGGCATCCCGCCTCTCAGGAAAGCACGAGCCATGATTCATCTGGTCCTCCTGTTGATGAGGGAGAAGTGCGCGACGTGACAATCGAAACCGTCGGCGATCAGGGCGATGGTATCGCAAAAGTCGAACGTGGCTACGTCGTGATCGTTCCCGGCGCTCAGCCCGGCGACGAGCCAACAGTCGAAATCGAACAAGTTCAGGAGAACGTCGCGTTTGCGAGCATCGTCGATAGCGATCCGCGAGCACTCTAACCCATTGTCCCTTCTGTGGATCGGTCTTCTTCTCGGTAAACCATCGGTGTGAGAAGGCTCCGTTCGAGTTTGTCTAATGGAGGTGGTTCTGAAAGTCACGTCACGTTTTCTTCACGCGTTCGCGATGGCACAACCTTCCAAGGCCGATATTCAATCTATGACAAAGGAACCGATTGAGGTACTCGACGACCTGGCCGACCAGGTCGCCGATGAGTTCGAGGCGTATAGACAGCCGGACGAATTCAAGGATGTCTCGCTCGTGATTGAGAACAGCGACGAGGAACATCCGACGCTGATCGTCCACGTTGATAGAGCGGACGCGGAGTCCCTTGCCGACCGTATTGATGAGTTCCTCCGCGAGCACGGTGCTCGTACTGAACGGGAACGACACTCAGCTACGGATGTCCGTGTGTTAGCGACGGTCGACTGACAACCGCCCCTCCAATTTTTTGACTGACTCCAAGCACCGCTGAAGGGCCTTATCTTCCCTTCCGGTCAGGGGAGTCCCGACCGATTCAGCTCAGGTGATCAATCTGTGCAGACAGATACTCTTGGAGAGCGGTGACCGTTTCTTCTGAGACAGCTGAGGCCCCGAAGTCACTCCGAAATCCGTGTTTGAGTTCGTCACTCTCCAAGATCTCCAGACCACGCTCAAGTTGCTCCCGGAGCTCATCGTCGTCCCCTCGCCGCAGGTGGGGTGTGACAGCGTCGAGGTCGATCTCTTCAGCCACTGCCAAGACGTCCCGAAGGTCCGTTTCTCGGCCGCTGTGGAGCTTTGCAGCCACGAGGACTGCCCCATCGATGACTCTAGCCGTCGTCGTCACTGTGCCCCCGCTCACCTCCTGTTGGTGGCTGTGGTCGTACAGGTAGTTGAACGACCACTGTGCCTCGGTCTGACGACACCCGAGTCCGTTCACCAAGAGGTCGAAGCCGATCGGCTGTTGCGGCGTGAGCCGCTTTTCGTACTCGATCACCTCTGTATCGTAGAACCACTCCTTGGCATGGCTGTCCGTTTTCTCGAATCCCCGCTGTTCGAGGAACTCGACGAAGTCAGCTTTGGAGTCCGGTGCGACGACGATATCGAGGTCCGTGGAGAAGCGAGCATTGAACGCTGAGACAGCGTACCCGCCGACGAGAACGTACTCGTGGCCCTCTTGGGTGAGCTCCTCGAGCAGTTCGATGAGCGCGTCACTTCGGTTGTTGAAGCTCATGGTTGTGCCCGTTCGATCTCTCGATACGTGACGCCGAGGTCGAGGTCCTCGTACATCCGGTCGAGCATCGCGAGCGCCGACTGGAACTGGGCGTAGTTCTCACGCATATACTCGATCGTCTCTGCTCTCGAGATCACCGGGTACCCCTCGACATGCTCGATGTCGAGTGAGGGGCGTGGCTCGAGGACGATCTGTAGCGGTCCGTCCAACTCGTCTCGGGGCTGCCGTTCGAATGTGGTGGGGAGGCTGAACGACTCGAAAAACGCTTCCCAGGCGTCGACGTCCCGCTCACGGACGGCCAGGAACAGCGGATAGTCATCCGGATTCCGCCCAACTTGGTAGCCACCTTGGGTCCACACGTAGACGCCATCGATCCGCGTGAACGCGAACGGCCAGTCGCCGAATTGTGGGATGACGTAGGACTCCTCGATGGTGGGTGGACTGACGCCGGCGCTGGCAGCGACGAGCTCGCGAGCTGCGTCGCGCACGCGCTCGTCGACGACAGTGAGGCCGTCGTCATATGAAACGTAGCCTGCGTCTTCCAGCCGATTGACGGCCTGTCTCACTGTCTCGTAGGGCGTGTGGAGGTGTTGGGCGACACGGCGGATGGAGTCACCACTCTCGATGGTGAGGATGACCTGCGCCGCGGTGTCGTCGAGCACCTCATACATCTGGTGGTTACCAATAATCCGGTAACAGTTAAAAGCCTTACTGGACCCACTATCTTTCAAGCCTGCTCTTCACTCTGGGGCATCTCTGTCGCGTATTGTTCAGCTAAATCGACTACGTCGTAGACGTGAATTCCAGTTTTGAACCACAGCACTCGATCGGCGGCGCTCCCGAACTCCTCGCTCGCACAATCCAGTTGCTCCGAGACAGCCAGTACGAAATTGTCGGCCTCTACCTTTCGAATCTTCTCCAGCTTTGCGTCCAGATACTCGGGTGTCCAGAAGCCGACGATCTCGAGGATCGCTCGCCTGCCATCGGGATGTTCGATTGCGAAGTCGGGGATCATCACCTCGGCACCCAGATCGAAGACATCGTCTTCCCGCACCAGCTCCCAATCCGTATTCGCTCGCTCCCACTTCCGGGTGAGTGTCCGCTCGACATCGCTATCGAACTGGTCGCCGGCACTGTAGTGTGAATCGAGGTCCTCCGTGTGGTCGAGCGCGAACTGTCGCGTCGCGCCGGTCGTCTCGTCGACGAGGATCTCGGCAACCATCTCCCAGCGGTCACAGAGGGGCAACGCCGGCAGGAAGTTCGCCATGCGAATCCCGTACTTTTGTGATTTCGAGAACAGCGACGCCGGGCCGTCCAGTACTGCCTCATAGCCGGCGGCCTGATCCGTACTCGGGACACGCTCGCCATCGGCGTCGATCGGATAGATGCGATGCATTAACCCGAACAGCTTCACGTAGCTGAACACCGTCCCAAAGTGGTCCCAGACCCGAATCCGCATTTCCGTCGCATCGTAGAGCACCGCCTGGGCGAGCGCGAGGTTGTAGCGGGTCAACAACCAGTCCACGGTGAGATCCGTGTGTTCGTACTCCGCATCGCTGCTGCCGGTCAGATTGGTCGTCGACGTCTCGTCATCACTGGCGTACTGGTCGGCCGTCCGCGTGCCGATTCGGACGAGCCGTTTGTTGTCTTCGAGATCGGCATACATCCCGCGATAGCACTCCTCGAGCGACACCCCGAGGTCGTCGGCGACCGCGCTGTACACCTCCAGTTTCTGTGTGTCCTCGCCGAGCGTCGGCTGGCGGACGATTGGATAGCGCTCGTTGGCTTTCTCGAAGAGTCGCCGGCGGATCTCGCGCGGTTCGACGGAGGCCACGACCTCGAACTCACACTTGTCTTTCAGGAGTTTCGCCAGCCCTTGGACGATCTTGTAGTCGGTATCTGCGACGGTCAGCTCGTCAATCGCGTCCTCGAGGTCGCCTTTCGGCTCGCCAAGGTGGTTCTCGAACAGCTGGATGAGTTCTCGAGCGGTCTGTCGGTAGCGCTCCTCGTCGGGATCGATGAACAGCGGGGTGACCGTCTCGTCGGTCGTGCGCGAGCGTGCGAGGTCAGCCGTCAGCACTGGCACTCACCCCCTCCCGGCGGCGTTGCGAAACGTAGGTCTCCATCGTGTCCTCGGTGATAATTTCGTAAAGCCGCGCTGGCTGGCGGTCATCCGTCGGTCGAAGAATGCGCCCGAGTCGTTGAGCGTACTGGCGTTTTGAGGCGCTCCCCGAGAGGATGATCCCGACGTTTGCCGCCGGGACATCGATCCCCTCGTCGAGAACCTGCGAGGTCACGAGCATCGAGTATTCGCCGGTCCGGAATCGCTCGAGGATTTCGGTGCGTTCGTCGGTCTTGGTCTGGTGGGTGATGCAGGGGACGATGAACTCCCGAGAAATGTCGTAGGCGAAGTCGTTGTTGGCGGTAAAGATGATCGCGCGGTCGTCGTGATGGCGCTTGATGAGATTGTCGAGCGTGTCGAGCTTCTTCTCTGCTGTTCGGGCGATCCGCTCGGCGCGATGCTTGGCGATGAGCGCCCGCCGCCCCTGTGGATCGTAGGAGGTGCGCTTGAGGAACTCCTGGTAGCCCTCCTCTTTCCAGAGATCGAACTCGTAGCTGTCGACGTAGTCCCGATAGATCTGATACTCTTCGTCGTACTGCTCGCGCTCATCGGCCGTGAGATCGACCGACATGTGGATTGTTTCGTACTCGCTGAGGTATTCACCGGCGAGTTCGTCGACGTCCTCCCGGTAGACGACCGGGCCGAGGAGGTCCTCGAGGAGTTCGTGCTTGCCGTCGGGCCGCTCGTACGTGGCGGTCAGCCCGAGGCGATACGGCGCGATCATCATCTCGGGGATCTGCCGGTAGGTCGGAGCTGGCAGGTGGTGTTCCTCGTCGACGACAAGTAGGCCGAACTGATCGCCGTACTCGTTGACGTAGCGGTAGGCGCTGTCGTAGGTGGTGACGGTGATCGCAGTGATGTCGTGGCTGCCGCCGCCGAGGACGCCGATCGGCTCCGAGAGTTGGTCTCCGAAGGCGTTGGTGAGCGTGGCGTGCCACTGATTCATGAGGTCGATCGTCGGCGTCACGACGAGCGTGCTGACGCCAGCGTCGGCGATGGCCTGCAGCCCGAGGAACGTCTTCCCGCTGCCCGTGGGGAGCACGACACTCCCTCGCCGATCGTAGTCGATCCAGGCGTCGAGCGCGGCCTGCTGGTAGTCACGCGGTTCGATGTGGAGCGCTGGCGTGAGTTCGAGATCGGGGTAGGCCCGCGCGGCGTCTTCGAGAGTGTGAGCGAAGCCCTCTTGCAACGTTGCCTGCTCGTTTCCGTCCGTCCACTCGCCGGCCCACTCGAGCAGGGCTCGATATCGATATGCTCGGGTTCGGTACTCGTCGACGCGGTCGTCCCACTCCCCATAGGGAACATCGTCGGGAGCATTACGGAGCAGGAGCGTTCCGTCGTCGAATTCGATTCGCATTCAGTATCACCTCGGACGTTCCCGACCGGATTCAATATGTGGGTTGTCCGGGATCTGGTGAAGCACGTCTCTGTCCTTCGATAGTTGAGGATTTTCTATCGAGGGGCTTGGTTGTCAGCGATCGAGCCAGTACTGCCAGTCCGCGATCGCTTGGTCCGTGTTACTACTGGCCTCGATCGGCTCCAGTTGCTCCAGTGGCACGCCAAGTTCTCTGCCCATCCACTCGATCGTCACGAACATCTGGTTGAGAGTCGGATCTGTTGGGGACATTCCAACCACGCGTACCGTTTCGCCTTCCTCTAGGGGTGACTCCTCTCGCTCGGTGACACAGCACGCTTCGAACGGAAAGTCTATCGTGTCGTCCAGATACGCGTACCATCCCCACGCCTGCTCTTCTGGGCTGTAGGTATCAACGATGATGCGCATCTTGATGCGCTCTTCCCGCTCCTCGTCCTTCTCGGCCCGCGTCATGCTGACCACTACTCATTCCGATTTCAAGATATTCGGGGTGGCCGAAACCACTCCTCCACCGATGCAGGACGCGCTCAATCATGGTCGTGGAACCGCTCCGAGTCGCTGGACAAAGTTAACCAACGAATGCTCGACAGATCTGTATACTGTTGGTTAATCTGGAGGATGGGATTGTCTGATACAGATTAGGGTCGCTCTTTACCGGTGGTTCGACCGAACTGCGCGGCGAACCACCGGTACTCGAAGGCACTAATCCGTATGAGTTGTGCGAGCAGATGGACGCGGACGGCAGGGGAGCGTGTCGCAAAATCAAAGAACTCTACAACGGATTATCCAGAAACGCGACTTCCACGGCATAACTTCATTTATCTGAGCTTGAGTCCCGATCCAAGTCTGTGGCAGTACCTTCACGTATCGGCCGGCCATCATCTGGAGATACTATGGTAACAATCGAGGATATATCCGTGACAACGGCTATCTCTGATAGCGAACAGGCACTCACCATCCGTGCGGATGTCGACGACGGC
This genomic window from Haloplanus vescus contains:
- a CDS encoding DEAD/DEAH box helicase, giving the protein MRIEFDDGTLLLRNAPDDVPYGEWDDRVDEYRTRAYRYRALLEWAGEWTDGNEQATLQEGFAHTLEDAARAYPDLELTPALHIEPRDYQQAALDAWIDYDRRGSVVLPTGSGKTFLGLQAIADAGVSTLVVTPTIDLMNQWHATLTNAFGDQLSEPIGVLGGGSHDITAITVTTYDSAYRYVNEYGDQFGLLVVDEEHHLPAPTYRQIPEMMIAPYRLGLTATYERPDGKHELLEDLLGPVVYREDVDELAGEYLSEYETIHMSVDLTADEREQYDEEYQIYRDYVDSYEFDLWKEEGYQEFLKRTSYDPQGRRALIAKHRAERIARTAEKKLDTLDNLIKRHHDDRAIIFTANNDFAYDISREFIVPCITHQTKTDERTEILERFRTGEYSMLVTSQVLDEGIDVPAANVGIILSGSASKRQYAQRLGRILRPTDDRQPARLYEIITEDTMETYVSQRRREGVSASADG
- a CDS encoding calcium-binding protein, which produces MTRAEKDEEREERIKMRIIVDTYSPEEQAWGWYAYLDDTIDFPFEACCVTEREESPLEEGETVRVVGMSPTDPTLNQMFVTIEWMGRELGVPLEQLEPIEASSNTDQAIADWQYWLDR
- a CDS encoding DUF790 family protein, encoding MLTADLARSRTTDETVTPLFIDPDEERYRQTARELIQLFENHLGEPKGDLEDAIDELTVADTDYKIVQGLAKLLKDKCEFEVVASVEPREIRRRLFEKANERYPIVRQPTLGEDTQKLEVYSAVADDLGVSLEECYRGMYADLEDNKRLVRIGTRTADQYASDDETSTTNLTGSSDAEYEHTDLTVDWLLTRYNLALAQAVLYDATEMRIRVWDHFGTVFSYVKLFGLMHRIYPIDADGERVPSTDQAAGYEAVLDGPASLFSKSQKYGIRMANFLPALPLCDRWEMVAEILVDETTGATRQFALDHTEDLDSHYSAGDQFDSDVERTLTRKWERANTDWELVREDDVFDLGAEVMIPDFAIEHPDGRRAILEIVGFWTPEYLDAKLEKIRKVEADNFVLAVSEQLDCASEEFGSAADRVLWFKTGIHVYDVVDLAEQYATEMPQSEEQA
- a CDS encoding helix-turn-helix domain-containing protein, with protein sequence MYEVLDDTAAQVILTIESGDSIRRVAQHLHTPYETVRQAVNRLEDAGYVSYDDGLTVVDERVRDAARELVAASAGVSPPTIEESYVIPQFGDWPFAFTRIDGVYVWTQGGYQVGRNPDDYPLFLAVRERDVDAWEAFFESFSLPTTFERQPRDELDGPLQIVLEPRPSLDIEHVEGYPVISRAETIEYMRENYAQFQSALAMLDRMYEDLDLGVTYREIERAQP
- a CDS encoding nucleotidyltransferase family protein, which codes for MSFNNRSDALIELLEELTQEGHEYVLVGGYAVSAFNARFSTDLDIVVAPDSKADFVEFLEQRGFEKTDSHAKEWFYDTEVIEYEKRLTPQQPIGFDLLVNGLGCRQTEAQWSFNYLYDHSHQQEVSGGTVTTTARVIDGAVLVAAKLHSGRETDLRDVLAVAEEIDLDAVTPHLRRGDDDELREQLERGLEILESDELKHGFRSDFGASAVSEETVTALQEYLSAQIDHLS
- a CDS encoding TRAM domain-containing protein, giving the protein MVEISDPLCSLFTAKIKEEDGTSVIEIPPSEIKHGALTVDETYRIALLDSSSEAESTSPQSPRHPASQESTSHDSSGPPVDEGEVRDVTIETVGDQGDGIAKVERGYVVIVPGAQPGDEPTVEIEQVQENVAFASIVDSDPRAL